GAAGGTTGGCTTCGTAAACCTCTTAGGGTATACAACTGATTGTAAATGATAATTATAAAGAAAGTATGAACACAGAAAATAAAGTTTTAAAAAGTAAACGTAAAATGTTATAACCGGTTTAAACAATGAAGCTCTGACTCAAACAGCCAGAGCTCCATGAAAATCATTCATTGCCAAAGTTTGAACCCATCATACCTGGCCCTCGGTTACCATCTTCACCATGACACGCATTATACATTGACTCTAGGTCATCATCAGACCAGTTTGGGTGCATTTGTTGCATAAACGGTAACATTTCTTCAAATTTAGGGACTCCATCTTCAAACCCAGGGAAACCATCTTCGCTAGCAGCTACAATCGATGCACCAGCCCCAAATACTAAACCTAGTGAAAGTACACCAATAATCATTTTTTTCATGTTTCATCATCTCCTTTGTTTTTCTACCTTCATTTTAACCACGAGAAATAAAGAAGGAATGAAGAAGATATGAAGAAGTTATGTAGATTTTCTTTCGCATGCTGACGCTATTGAATCGTATGATATACTTTTTTCAACAGATAAAAAAGTATAAGATTTTTGTCCTGGATAGTTGTCTAGCTCAGCGTCCTATCGACGTGAGAAACTTCCCTCACCTCGTCTACGATAAGTCGAGAATGAAAGGCTGACGTCTTTCAACTCTCCTTTATCTCACTCGGCTCAGTCCAGTTTTCATCGTCGGGAGCGACAAACGAAACTTCTTCGAACAAGCTGTGAGCTGTCTCGACGGATAAACTACGAAGCATAACTTGTAGAGGAAGAGACAAGGGCGCTTGCGCTTTTCTTATAATAGAATGGAGAGGGTCATTCATGGCGATAAAAGTGTTTATTGTAGAAGATGAACCGATGATCATTGAAGTTTTAAAAGCTTATCTCGAAAAGGCAAACTATGAAGTAGAATGGTCAGAAAACGGGAAAGAAGGCTTGGAGAGGATCAAGTCAACCAACCCAGACTTTATCATTCTCGATTTAATGTTACCGGATATGCCAGGTGAAGAAATTTGCAAGCAAATCCGCCAAACGTCAGATACACCGATCATGATGTTAACAGCAAAAACGCAAGAAGAGGATCGAATTGAGGGTATTGTCATTGGTGCAGATGATTACGTCACAAAACCGTTTAGTCCCCGTGAAGTGATTGTTCGGATGGAAGCGATATTACGTCGGACGAATACGTTGAATAAAATGGACGTCTTTTCTTTTAACGATAAAGAGCTAGTCATTGATATAAAAAAGAAAGAAGTCACTCTTGAGGGCGAATGGGTAGCCTTAACACCGATTGAATATAACTTATTAGTCGCAATGGCGAAGTACCCTGGCCGTGTATTTAGTCGTGCTGATTTATTAACGGGCATTCAAGACGACGGTTTTTATGAAGGGTACGAACGAAGTGTTGATGTCCACATTAAAAACCTTAGAAAAAAGATTGAAAAAGACACAAAACATCCAAAGTATATTGTAACGGTGTTTGGTATGGGCTATAAGTTTGGAGGCAAACGGGATGCTTCGTACTCTTCATAGTAGACTGTTAACTTCATTTCTTGCGCTTTCATTAGGAGGAATCTTCCTCGTTGCCATTGCGATTTTTTTCGGTGTTCAAGAAACGTTTGATGAATATTTAGCGACGAATCGTGAGGCACAAATTTCTACTCTCACTGAAGAAATAGAGAGCGATCTTCAAACAGAAGGAGCCCTAAGTGATTCGACGATCATGTTAATGCATCATTACGGTTTTGAAGACCAATTGTACTTTCAACTATATACTCTTGATGGAGAACTTTTGCTTGATTCTGCTGAAATGGGTGGAATGAGAAGCCATATGATGGGCGCGTCACAAAGGGATGTAGATCTTGAATCGGATATGTTCGACGAAAAGTCATACCCATTAATCGTTAATGGTGAAGAGGTTGCCACGATCATTGCGTATTACCCTGCCACATTTTTAACAGCGGATATTGAGTTTCTTACTCAGTTTAATAAGTATTTAATAGGTGCAGTGATTATTATGACAGCATTATCGTTGATCCTTAGCTTTGTTTTTTCTAAGAGGTTAACGAGAGGTTTGAAAAAAATCAGTCAAGCGACGAATGCATTAAAGCGACATCAATTAAAAACAAGAATTCCTGAAGGGCATGAAGTAAAAGAAATCGAGGAATTATCGAAAGGGTTTAATGAACTCGCAGAATCCTTAAATAAAGGGGAGCAACTGCGGAGGCAGTTCACAAGTGACCTCGCTCATGAATTAAGAACGCCGCTCGCAACATTGCGAAGTCAACTTGAGTCGATGCAAGACGGAATATTTGAACCAACAGAAGAAAGGCTTGGGCAATGTCACCAAGAACTCATGAGGCTTGTACGGCTTGTTAATGAAATGGAAAAATTACATGCAGCAGAAAACCCTCAACTACAGCTTTATATTGAGGAGTTAAATGTTGAGGATTTACTAAGTTCGTTGTATGAACGGTTTAAGCCATCGTTTGAAGCAAAAGGGATTACTTTTACGCTAGGTGAGACAACAGCAAACACTTTCTATGCAGACCAGGACCGTTTCATCCAAATCATGACCAACTTGCTTAATAATGCGTTGAAGTACACAGACGAGGGTGATGAAGTCGAATTATCAGCGTTTCATAGTGAAGAAGGAACTCAGTTTATTGTGAAAGATACGGGGCAAGGAATGACTGAAGAAGAGCTCAATCATATTTATGAACGATTCTTCCGTGGTGAAAAATCGAGAAACCGTAAAACAGGTGGGCTCGGGATCGGCCTTTCGATTGTAAAAGCACTTATTGATGCGCATAAAGGAAGTATCCAAGTTGAAAGTAACAAGGGCGTCGGAACAACGGTAACGGTCACGTTCAAGTAAAATCGTAAAGTATCACAAATATCCAGGTGTCTAATACATGGATATTTAATCCATATCGTTAAATGAAGAAGTTCATTATAAAACTTCCCATAAAACAAACAAAGATTCTCCGATGAATTCTTGCTTGTTTTATGGGATTTTTTGTTTAGCTCTTGTTATTATTGTTGTGTTTTTTTAATGATTTTCGAAACATCTTTCGTCTGATTGACGAAGTTTTTACGCGACCTTTACCACCACAATCTTCACATTTAACCTCTTGCTTAAAGAAAAACATATTTTTTTCTACAGTTCCCTTACCTTCACACGTCCAACAGATTGTCCAGAGAGCCATGTATGCACAGTCAACTCCTATTTGTCAGGTTGGATTTCTCTCATTTAATCGTAACATAGTGGCTTTTTTCTTTCTAAGAAAAAGGACTGTCGCAACCATGTTCATTCATTGCGGACAGTCCTTTATTAGGAGAGGAGTGTTAATGTTGCCCGTGTTGGTGGTTGTGCGTTGGGATTGATATGTTTGATAGTGCTTCTCCAGCTTCATTTTGATAAATGTTTTCTGTGGCTAAGTCTCCAATCGAAAGCATTCCAACGATCTGCCCATTTTCAACGACAGGCAGTCTGCGAACTTGATGTTGAGCCATGATTTCAGCAGCTTCATGCGCATCAATGTTTGCATCAGCAACTGTTAAATGATCACTCATGCACTCGGATACCGGTGCATTCCCTTGCATACCGTGTGCTGTCGCACGAAGTGTAATGTCGCGATCAGTAATAATCCCACGTACTTGGCCATTTTCAACAACAGGAATCGCACCAACATCATTTTGTTCCATTAATGCGGCAGCTTCTTGTACAGATTGCTGAGGTGATACAGAAACAACATGTTGACTCATTAAATTTCGGATAGCTTGGTTATTCAAGTTAATCTCTCCTTTCCACGTTAGTTTGATCATTAAAATATTAAACATGTATGCTTGATGAAGGGTTGTGTTCCATTAACTTCCAGGTGCCTGGCACGTGGTAAAAATATGGAATTAGATACTCTTTGGATGGGCTTTTTTATGTTAAAGGGAGCATTTCTTTTCAAGTATTGTTATACGATTATATTGAGGAGGAGGGGATAGATGGAAATGAACATTCATGCTGCGATTGATTCAATCATGCATAAATTACGTACATCCCAACAGGCGGACGGTTCTTGGCAGTTTTGTTTCGAGTCTGGCCCACTTACAGATGCTTATATGATTATTCTTCTTAGAACGCTTGAAGACCGTGATGAGCTGCTTATTCAAAAACTTGTGGAACGATTACTAGCACATCAAGATGAGGATGGGACATGGAAACTTTTCCATGATGAAAAAGAGGGGAATCTTTCTGCAACAGTGGAAGCATACTATGCCTTACTTTATTCAGGTTATGTCGATCCTCAAGCAGATAATATGATTCAAGCCAAATCATTTATCATTAAACAAGGCGGACTTCACCAAGTGCAATATATTACAAAAGCAATGCTTGCAGTTACCGGCCAAATCACATGGCCGAAAGAGCTGAGAGTCCCGATTGAAATGATTTTACTCCCGCCTTCATCACCAATTAGCTTTTATGACTTTGTAGGCTATGCTCGTGTTCATTTTGCTCCTATTTTAATTACCTCAAACCAACGTTACCAATTAAAAACGGAAAAAACCCCTAACTTAGATGAAATAATCACTCGTTTTTCAACGCTTAATAATGAGAATAACCAAGAGGAAAGAGTGTTTTCTTTAATAAAAAAAGAGATAGAAAAAATAAAACAGTTCCCACAACAGGTTCGCCAATCAGCATTTAAAAGGGCAGAGCAATTTATGCTCGAACGGATCGAACGAGATGGAACGCTTTATAGTTACGCACCGGCTACCTTTTTCATGATTTTTGCTTTGTTTTCTCTCGGATATAACCGAAGTCATCCAATGATTGTGCGTGCGGTTCAAGGCCTGAAACAATTCATATGCCATACAAATGGGCAATGGCATGCTCAATTTACGACATCTACCGTATGGGACACGGCACTTATTAGTCATTCATTGCAAAAAGCGGGTGTACCTGAAACAGCCCCAATGATTATAAAAGCAGGAGAATACCTATTATCGAAACAACATTATAAATTTGGTGATTGGGCACTTACTAATCCTTTTACAATGCCAGGTGGTTGGGGCTTCTCACATATTAATACAATCAATCCTGATGTCGATGACACGTCCGCATCTTTAAGAGCGATTCATCGGATCGCTGCCCGGTATGGAAATTACCAAAATAGCTTTTCTAGAGGTGCATCTTGGCTTTTAACGATGCAAAATAATGATGGCGGTTGGCCAGCTTTTGAAAGGAACCTTAATAAGCCTTTTGCTGCTCTTATTCCATTTAAAGATGCAGAACGTGTTTTTCTAGACCCTTCAACTGCAGATTTAACAGGCAGGGCGCTCGAATTTTTAGGTAATGGTGTTCATTTAAGCCGAATCTATCCGAACATACGTAAAGGGGTAAACTGGTTAATGAAGCATCAAGAAAAAAATGGTTCGTGGTACGGACGCTGGGGGATTTGTTATATATATGGAACATGGGCTGCGATTACAGGCTTGAAAGCAGTTGGAGTACATTCGAATCATTCAGCGCTAAAAAGAGGGACTGGTTGGTTACTGTCCGTTCAACATGATGATGGTGGCTGGGGGGAGTCTTGTTACAGCGATGTTTACAAAAAATATGTTCCATTAAATGCGAGTACCCCTTCTCAAACAGCCTGGGCTTTAGACGCTCTCATTTCTTTTTATGATCAACCGACTGATGAGATGAAGAGGGGGATCAATCAGTTAATAAACTTACTTGCAACAGATAGTTGGCAGCACCGTTATCCAACTGGGGCTGGCCTTCCTGGAGATTTTTATATCAACTATCATAGCTACCGATATATATGGCCACTTCTTACATTGAGTCATTATCGAAATAAATTTATGTAACTTCTTAACCGTATCACTTGAAGGGTGCTACGGTTTTTTTAGATCTTAACTATATTTTTATGTTTATAAGGTTGACAACATACCTGATAGGGTATAATATTGTATCTGTAGGAAAGATACCGCACACGGTATGTGACGATTAAAATTTGAAAGGGGAAATGATTCATGGAAAACATGGAAAACAATCCGAAAAATAATGCAACAATGATCGTATTTGACGGTGATTTAGATAAAGCCATTGCAAGTTTTATTATCGCAACAGGAGCGGCAGCAATGGGGAAACAAGTAACAATGTTCTTTACATTTTGGGGGCTGAATGTTCTTCGGAAAGATGAAGCAATCAATGTAAAAAACAAAAACTTCTTACAAAAAATGTTCGGTAAAATGATGCCAAGAGGACCGAAAAAATTAGGTCTATCTAAAATGAATTTTGGCGGTGTTGGTTCTAACTTAATGAAAAAAATGATGAAAGAACACAATGTGACAACACTTCCTGAGTTAATTGAATTAGCACAAGACTTAGATGTCAAGATGGTCGCATGTACAATGTCAATGGACGTTATGGGATTACAAAAAGAAGAACTCATTGATGGTCTTGAATTTGCAGGTGTCGCAGCATACCTTGCAGAAGCAGAAGACTCAAATATTAACTTGTTTATTTAATTCGCTTGTTTAAAACATGATCGGATTCAATAGAGGAAGGACGTTTCTCTGTTGGATTCGTGAATTTTTTACTTGCTTCTTAAAGGAGAAATGACAATGGATCTAATCATTTATGCACTGATGGCTGCTCTTTTTATCTTCTTAGTAAAGCAAATGATGCCAGCAAAAGGTGTCGGGCAAATCACAACAGACGATCTAAAGAAAAAAATAGAATCAAAGCAAGGTGCTTATTTTGTTGATGTGAGGGAAAAGCATGAATTTAAATCAGGTCACATAAGAGAGATGAAAAATATTCCGTTAAGTGAACTGGGATCTAAAATAAACACATTTCCAAAAGATAAAGAAATCGTCTTAATCTGTAGAAGCGGAAATCGTAGTATGCTTGCAGCGAAAAAACTGAAAAAAGCAGGTTATTCTAACTTGATTAATGTCCGAGGTGGCATGTCCAGTTGGGCAGGCCCAATAAAAAAATAATTGTACGGGACCAGGTCCCGTACAATTTTGTGAACTTTATTGACAAATCGAAATAACTTGTACTCGTAGGAGGGTAATAATGGAATACTCACAAGATATGAAAAACAGAATGAAGCGAATCGAAGGTCAAGTACGTGGCATTGTAAAAATGATGGAGGAAGAGAAAGATTGTAAATCCATTATTACGCAAATGTCAGCGATTCGTTCTGCAGTGGATCGTGCAACCGCATATGTCGTCGCCAAAAATTTAGAAGTTTGTTTACGAGATGATACAGAAACAGAAGCAGAGCGTGAAGAAATGATTGAAGAAGCAATCCAGATGCTTGTTAAAAGTCGATAAAGAACTATTAACTGAGAAAAGTCGCAAGTAACTGGGGAAAGTCGCAAGTAAACGGAGAAAGTCGCAAGTAAACGGAGAAAGTCGCAAGTAAACGGAGAAACTCGCAAGTAACAGTATGAAGTCGTCAAAATAGATCAAGCATATTCATCAGGTCAACAAAAAACTGATGAATAAGGAATACCCCAAGTAGCGCATCAACTACTTGGGGTATTTTTCATCGGTAGCTTCATTGAAAATGTATGGATATTGTTTGAAGAAGTAACACCGACACCACCTTGATGATGTGTAACGACAATCTCCTTTACGATAGCAAGACCTAACCCAGTCCCACCTGTTTTTCGACTGCGTGATGAGTCGATCCGGTAAAAGCGTTCGAATAGCCACTCTCTATCTTCTTCTGGAATAGGAGGGCCGGGGCTTGTTACTTGAATTTCATACATATCGCCTTCGACAAAACCACAAATTTTAATAGGGATGAGGTCATCATTTTCATAATACTGAATCGCATTTTGCAATAAATTTGTGACAGCTTGCTGTATGCCTTCTTTATTTATAAATAATTGTTTAGGCATAAGCTCAGACTCGAACGGAATCCCTTTTGTTTTCATTTTTAATTCGAATAATCCGATGCTTTCTTCTAGAACTGTACGAATATCATGTTTTTCTTTTTGTCCCATTGAATAAGAAGAAATTTCATTCCACTTACTCATTTCATGAATCTGCTCGACCATGTCAATTAACCGTTCTGACTCTTTATGAAGCGATTGATAGAGAGCAGGGTTACCGTTAATTACCCCATCTTTCATTGCTTCAAGGTAACCGTTAATGTTAGAAAGTGGTGTGCGTAATTCATGAGCCATATCCGTTAACATCTTGTTACGTGCCTCTTCGTTCTTTTCTAAACGCGTGTTCAGTTCATTAAAATGCATGGTTAATTGATCGATCTCTCGAAAAGAAGTTGTCGTAATTTGAGGAGGATACTTTCCCTCTTTTAGTGCAGTTGTTGATTTTACAAGCTCTTGCAGTGGGGTCATCATTCTTTTTGTGAAAATATAGTGAAACAACGCACCTACGACAATGATGACCGGTGTAATCCACCATAAAAAAACGGCTAATTGCTCATTAAATGCACTTTGTTTTTCTTCAGATACAGCCGGGAGCTCCTCCACAAGAAAACAAGCGGTAGTATAGATTGTATAACTACTAATGATAATGAGAAGAGCGACGATTCCAAAATTGATCGATGTCAGTTGAAAGAACATGCTTGGTGACTTGTTATTTGATTTATGGAACAAATTGATACCCCATTCCTCGTACTGTAATGATTCTTTCAGGTTTTGAAGGGGTATCTTCAATTTTTTCGCGAAGCTTTTTTATATGAGCGTCTATGGTACGATCCATGATCGTACTTTCAGCATAAGGGTGAATCTGCTCAACGAGTTGTTCGCGTGATAAAACAACATTCGGGTTTTCCATGAAGTAATAGAGCAAGTTGAACTCGTACTTTGTTAGTTTGGTTTGCTCGCCATTTAGTAGCACTTCCCCTTTACGCGGCTTAATGACAAGTCCTCGGTGACTAATTTTCTGACAAAATTGTCCACCTCTACGGAGTACGGCTTCAACTCTAGCTACTACTTCATTAGGGCTAAATGGTTTTGTAATATAGTCATCCGCCCCAATTTTCAAACCTTTGATTTTCTGCTCACTACTCGTTTTGGCAGTTAGCATAATGATCGACACTTCATTTCGTTCTTGTTCTCGAATCCATTCACAAACTTCTTCACCACTCACCTTTGGAAGCATGAGATCAAGAATAACAAGACATGGCGAGTGCATCGTAAACTGTTCTTTTGCTTCTTCGCCGTCTGCAGCCGTGATGACTTCATAATTGTCCTTCTCAAGATAAATTTTGATTAAATCTCTCATCATATCGTCGTCTTCTACAACGAGGACAAGTTGGCTCATCGTAATCACCTTCGTAAAATGATGTATATATCCTTATTTTAGTCGATATTTTCAAAACGTTGTACCATCATTTCTTTATTTAATGCACCAAAGGCAATACTTTGTACACGACCTTCTGTATCAATCATATATGATGTAGGGATTGGTTGAATTTCATAAAGGCCAGCAACTTCAATATCATGATCTAGCAGGATAGGGAAAGTTAACCCGAAATCATCACGAAAATCCTTTACTTGATCAACGCTTGGTTCCGTTTCAGTTAGGTTAACGGCAATGATTTGAATGTCGTGATTTTCATAGACTTCTTGCATATCTGGCATTTCTGCTCGGCAAGGAGGACACCATGTTGCCCAAAAGTTAATCATCACTTTTTGACCGCGAAAATCAGACAGATTCATTGTTTCCCCGTCTAACGTTTCTAATGTGAAATCGGGTGCGTAATTTCCTTCGTCTAGGCCAATATCATCTTCGTCGATGACAATCTGTTCCTTTTCCGTTTGTTCATTGTCATTGTTAGCATCTTCAAATTCGGCTTCTTCAGGTACGACTTCATCACTTCCTTGCCTTGATGAACTTTCCCAATCGATTGATTCATATAGTGTCCAACCGATCATCCCAAACAGTACTATAGATAGAATCCACTTTTTCATTCATATCCACCCTTTCTTATTTTTTACACTTTAAGACCTTATAAAATTTAGGCATCGTTGCGTTGCTTATTCGACGTAGATAAAAAGTATAAGTTCAACAAAGCCTCTGTTTTCGTCTTAAGACTTGTAAATCGGTGTGTTTCCTTTAACCGAGTCTTTCGAGCCATGTTCCTTCAATCAACCGCAAGATAAATATCGAGATTTCTGCTAGCTTTCCGGTGAACAGAAGAACGCCCATAATGATCATGATTGATCCACCAATTTTCATAATGATTTGGCTGTATTTGATGATCCACTTCGTCGAACCAATAAAAAATGTTAAAACGAAAAAAGGAAGTGCAAATCCAGTAATATATAACGCTGTGTACAAGAACCCTTGTGATGGATCGCTCGTAGCGAGCATAAGAATGGAAGCGAAGATTGGCCCGATACAAGGCGTCCAACCTGCGGCAAAACCCATGCCAACAAAAGTTGTACCGAGAAATCCTGCAGGTTTTCTCGCAAATCTGAATCGCTTTTCTTTCATCAGCCAGTTCATATTGATGACTCCTGCGACGAATAACCCCATAAATACAATGAAAATACCTGCTAACCGCTGAACTAAGTCACCAGAGGATCCGATAATGAGTCCTTGTAGCCATTGTCCGAAGAACGTTGCTCCAACGCCGAGTGCAAAGAAAATAGACGAAACCCCAAGTAAGAAAAATAAAGTATGAAGCATCAACTGCTTGCGGACTTGTTGGTTCTGATTTGCTTCAAGTTCTTTTACACTCATCCCGGTTATGTAAGAAAGATAAGCCGGAAATAACGGTAACGTACAAGGAGAAATAAATGAGATAACACCTGCAGCAAAAGCTGCCCAAATTGTAATGTTTGCTAATTCTTCCATCCAATCACCTGTTTCTTTTTAATAGCTATTTTTAATATCAAGACCACTGCTGTTGCGAGCATGAAAAATAAGTAGAAGTCGTCTGTAACATAAACACTGAAAAAATGTGATGTGACTTCAAAGGAAGTAATGGTCCACTTTCCGAAACTCCAACCGATAAAGGTCAACAATGTGTATTCCGCACGTCTTTCTAGAGGTATTTGCATTGTTTTTACAAGGAGCATGGCAGCTGTTCCAGTTATGAGCATTGTGTAAAGTGCGGTTGGATGCTCTGGAAATGGAATGGACTCTGTCGTAACAGTTGAGCCAGAGCTGCCTGTTGAAAAAGCAAAAATGAAATCAGCAACGAGAACGACAAAGAATAGGGCTGTTAATGTATCTCTCATAAATGCTTGTTTTTTGATGTGCTGAATAATGAAATAAATGAGTGCGATAAGAAGCCCCATAATCAGCTCATATTGCCCACTAGGGTAACTAAGGACAGCGAGCGGATCGCGTAAAAAGGTTGTCATATTTAATGGAATTGAGCCGAAATAAAAACCAATAATGATAAAAATAACTCCATTAGCCGTCCGATCTCTTATTATCTGGTGGCTCTTTTCTTTATAAGGAGAAAAATAACGTAAAAAGAGAAACCCAATGATTAACGAAATAGCCGTAACCAGCCAGACAACAGGAAGGATAACAGGACCGACCATCCAAACATCGTGCATGCAAATCATCCTTTCCCCAATAACAATAAAGACCCTTTATGAAAATTTCATGAAAGTTAATAAAAAAGTTCGGGGACCAGGTCTAGTACAATTTTGTGAAAAGTGTTGACAAAAAGATTAAAGGTTTCCTTATGAAGAAGTGATATGTATACAATGAGGGGCATATGATGAGCTTATTGGTAAATGAAAAAGGCGGTGGACAAACATTAGTGGAATATTGGAGGTGTCTAACATAAACTTTGAGCGTAGTTTATTTGAACAATTCTATAATCACTTGTTGGCGTTTGCTCTGCCGGTTTATTTGGAGAAAGATTATTTTCGAAAAGTTGTAGTGTTATCCAGGTTCACAGAAGACACCGTGAAAGCGAACAAGGTGAGGGAATTATAGATGTTGCACTAGTTCCCAGGAGATAGGAGTATCTACTAGTAAAAAAATTGACTGAAATTATAAGCTATAAAGGAAAATCTTTCGTAAGGTAGCCGAATAAAAAGAAGTTTTAATTGTTTTACATTCGGTAAATATCCTTATTAAATAAGTTTCATCTTCCTACAATACGTAATCAAGGAAAAATTAGTAAATTCAGTTGACAAAACTTTATATATTTTGTAATATACCCATAGGGGTAATTGCGAGAAACAAAACAACAACATTCCTATTGAAGTGTTTGTCTAGTATTAACGCATCGTTTTAAGGCCCCTCATTATAAAGGGCGTAACATTTAATCAAAAGTTCAGATCCAAGGGTAGTTGACAAAACTTTATATGTTTTGTAATAAACCCGCAGGGGTAATTTTAATAAA
The Bacillus shivajii DNA segment above includes these coding regions:
- a CDS encoding metal-sensitive transcriptional regulator — its product is MEYSQDMKNRMKRIEGQVRGIVKMMEEEKDCKSIITQMSAIRSAVDRATAYVVAKNLEVCLRDDTETEAEREEMIEEAIQMLVKSR
- a CDS encoding sensor histidine kinase: MLRTLHSRLLTSFLALSLGGIFLVAIAIFFGVQETFDEYLATNREAQISTLTEEIESDLQTEGALSDSTIMLMHHYGFEDQLYFQLYTLDGELLLDSAEMGGMRSHMMGASQRDVDLESDMFDEKSYPLIVNGEEVATIIAYYPATFLTADIEFLTQFNKYLIGAVIIMTALSLILSFVFSKRLTRGLKKISQATNALKRHQLKTRIPEGHEVKEIEELSKGFNELAESLNKGEQLRRQFTSDLAHELRTPLATLRSQLESMQDGIFEPTEERLGQCHQELMRLVRLVNEMEKLHAAENPQLQLYIEELNVEDLLSSLYERFKPSFEAKGITFTLGETTANTFYADQDRFIQIMTNLLNNALKYTDEGDEVELSAFHSEEGTQFIVKDTGQGMTEEELNHIYERFFRGEKSRNRKTGGLGIGLSIVKALIDAHKGSIQVESNKGVGTTVTVTFK
- a CDS encoding sensor histidine kinase, with product MFHKSNNKSPSMFFQLTSINFGIVALLIIISSYTIYTTACFLVEELPAVSEEKQSAFNEQLAVFLWWITPVIIVVGALFHYIFTKRMMTPLQELVKSTTALKEGKYPPQITTTSFREIDQLTMHFNELNTRLEKNEEARNKMLTDMAHELRTPLSNINGYLEAMKDGVINGNPALYQSLHKESERLIDMVEQIHEMSKWNEISSYSMGQKEKHDIRTVLEESIGLFELKMKTKGIPFESELMPKQLFINKEGIQQAVTNLLQNAIQYYENDDLIPIKICGFVEGDMYEIQVTSPGPPIPEEDREWLFERFYRIDSSRSRKTGGTGLGLAIVKEIVVTHHQGGVGVTSSNNIHTFSMKLPMKNTPSS
- a CDS encoding DsrE/DsrF/DrsH-like family protein, with translation MENNPKNNATMIVFDGDLDKAIASFIIATGAAAMGKQVTMFFTFWGLNVLRKDEAINVKNKNFLQKMFGKMMPRGPKKLGLSKMNFGGVGSNLMKKMMKEHNVTTLPELIELAQDLDVKMVACTMSMDVMGLQKEELIDGLEFAGVAAYLAEAEDSNINLFI
- a CDS encoding rhodanese-like domain-containing protein, with protein sequence MDLIIYALMAALFIFLVKQMMPAKGVGQITTDDLKKKIESKQGAYFVDVREKHEFKSGHIREMKNIPLSELGSKINTFPKDKEIVLICRSGNRSMLAAKKLKKAGYSNLINVRGGMSSWAGPIKK
- a CDS encoding CBS domain-containing protein encodes the protein MNNQAIRNLMSQHVVSVSPQQSVQEAAALMEQNDVGAIPVVENGQVRGIITDRDITLRATAHGMQGNAPVSECMSDHLTVADANIDAHEAAEIMAQHQVRRLPVVENGQIVGMLSIGDLATENIYQNEAGEALSNISIPTHNHQHGQH
- the shc gene encoding squalene--hopene cyclase, which gives rise to MEMNIHAAIDSIMHKLRTSQQADGSWQFCFESGPLTDAYMIILLRTLEDRDELLIQKLVERLLAHQDEDGTWKLFHDEKEGNLSATVEAYYALLYSGYVDPQADNMIQAKSFIIKQGGLHQVQYITKAMLAVTGQITWPKELRVPIEMILLPPSSPISFYDFVGYARVHFAPILITSNQRYQLKTEKTPNLDEIITRFSTLNNENNQEERVFSLIKKEIEKIKQFPQQVRQSAFKRAEQFMLERIERDGTLYSYAPATFFMIFALFSLGYNRSHPMIVRAVQGLKQFICHTNGQWHAQFTTSTVWDTALISHSLQKAGVPETAPMIIKAGEYLLSKQHYKFGDWALTNPFTMPGGWGFSHINTINPDVDDTSASLRAIHRIAARYGNYQNSFSRGASWLLTMQNNDGGWPAFERNLNKPFAALIPFKDAERVFLDPSTADLTGRALEFLGNGVHLSRIYPNIRKGVNWLMKHQEKNGSWYGRWGICYIYGTWAAITGLKAVGVHSNHSALKRGTGWLLSVQHDDGGWGESCYSDVYKKYVPLNASTPSQTAWALDALISFYDQPTDEMKRGINQLINLLATDSWQHRYPTGAGLPGDFYINYHSYRYIWPLLTLSHYRNKFM
- a CDS encoding redoxin domain-containing protein codes for the protein MKKWILSIVLFGMIGWTLYESIDWESSSRQGSDEVVPEEAEFEDANNDNEQTEKEQIVIDEDDIGLDEGNYAPDFTLETLDGETMNLSDFRGQKVMINFWATWCPPCRAEMPDMQEVYENHDIQIIAVNLTETEPSVDQVKDFRDDFGLTFPILLDHDIEVAGLYEIQPIPTSYMIDTEGRVQSIAFGALNKEMMVQRFENID
- a CDS encoding CUE domain-containing protein, with protein sequence MKKMIIGVLSLGLVFGAGASIVAASEDGFPGFEDGVPKFEEMLPFMQQMHPNWSDDDLESMYNACHGEDGNRGPGMMGSNFGNE
- a CDS encoding response regulator transcription factor gives rise to the protein MSQLVLVVEDDDMMRDLIKIYLEKDNYEVITAADGEEAKEQFTMHSPCLVILDLMLPKVSGEEVCEWIREQERNEVSIIMLTAKTSSEQKIKGLKIGADDYITKPFSPNEVVARVEAVLRRGGQFCQKISHRGLVIKPRKGEVLLNGEQTKLTKYEFNLLYYFMENPNVVLSREQLVEQIHPYAESTIMDRTIDAHIKKLREKIEDTPSKPERIITVRGMGYQFVP
- a CDS encoding response regulator transcription factor, producing the protein MAIKVFIVEDEPMIIEVLKAYLEKANYEVEWSENGKEGLERIKSTNPDFIILDLMLPDMPGEEICKQIRQTSDTPIMMLTAKTQEEDRIEGIVIGADDYVTKPFSPREVIVRMEAILRRTNTLNKMDVFSFNDKELVIDIKKKEVTLEGEWVALTPIEYNLLVAMAKYPGRVFSRADLLTGIQDDGFYEGYERSVDVHIKNLRKKIEKDTKHPKYIVTVFGMGYKFGGKRDASYSS